The Elusimicrobiota bacterium sequence TGGATGAGGGAGACCAGATCACTGTTTTTGAACGGGACGAGAACGTTTCGTTTTCCAACTGCAGTCTGCCTTATTACCTGAGCGGTGTGGTTGAAAAATCGGAGACCCTGGTGATGATGTCCCCGAAAAAGTTTCTGACCCAGTACAATATCAATGTTCGCACCATGTCGGAAGTCACGGCGATCAACCGGAAATCAAAAACCGTGACGGTTCTGGACCGAACCAAAAACACCACCTACGAGGAATCTTACGATAAGCTGGTTCTCTCCCCGGGTGCCGCCGCCATCGTTCCCCCCATTCCCGGCATCGAGTTGGTGAACAAACATGAGGTGCGCAACGTCGGCGATGTGGTCGGCCTGAAGCAAAGCATTACTCCGGCGGCGGGACAGAAGATGGTGGTGATCGGCGGCGGGTTCATCGGCGTGGAAGTCGCGGAAAACCTTCGCGAGGCGGGATATGCGATGACGTTGGTGGAAGCGATGCCGCAAATCCTTCGAATCTACGATGCCGACATGGTTCAACTCTTGCACAAATCACTGGATGATCACGGCATTGAACTCGTGCTGAACGATAAAGTCGCGTCGTTCGAGAAAAACACGGTGGTGCTCGGGTCAGGCCGGAAGATCAAGGCGGATGGCGTGGTCATGGCCATTGGCGTGACTCCGGAAACCCGACTGGCGAAAGCGGCCGGGTTGACCCTTGGGGCCACCGGCGCCATTGCTGTGGATGCCGAATGCCGGACGAATGATCCGGATATCTATGCCATCGGCGATGCGATTGAAGTGGATCATGCCTTCCTCAAAGAAAAGTTTAAAATAGCGCTGGCCTGGCCAGCCCAGATCCAGGCGCGAGGCGTGGCGAACAGCATCAAAGGCTTGCCCTTCACTCATCCCGCTTATATCGCCAGCTCCTGCATCAAGGTTTTTGAATACAACGCGGCATCCACCGGCCTGACAGAAGAGCAGATCAAGCAAATGAAATCGCCGCTCAGTTATGATGTCGCGCTGGTTTCACCGCAAGACATTGTTGGGATCATGCCGAACTCCACCCCGGTTTTTCTGAAGGTGATCTTTGAGAAGCCAAGCGGCCGTCTTCTGGGTGCGCAGGCCATCAGCAAAGGCGCGGCCGATAAGCGGATCGACGTGATCGCAACGGCCATTCATTTTAACGCCACCATTCGGGATCTCATGGGTCTTGAACTGTGCTACGCCCCTCCGTTTTCGACAGCAAAGGATGTGACGAACATGGCGGGCTATGTCGGTCGGAATTTGCTGGACGGCACATTCAAACAGGTATTGCCTTCGGAATTGCGCTCGTTGGTTGCCAGCGGGGCCTATATTCTGGATGTCCGCGAAGATTATGAGGTTGGGGCGGGTGTCGTTAGGGGATCAAAGAATATACCCTTGAGCCAGCTTCGCGGCCGGGTGTCAGAAATTCCAAAGGATCGGCCTGTTTACGCTTATTGTCGAAGTGGACAGCGTAGTTACAATGCCGTGCTGGCCTTACAGAATCTGGGCTATACCCAGGTTTACAATTTGGCAGGCGGCTACATGTTTTTCTCGTTTAACGAATACATGCAGGACCGGCTTGCGAAGAGGGAATCGGTCCTCACCGGCTATAACTTCAACTAAGAGTCAGCACTCTTTGTTTTGAGCGATTCGGGACTGACGAAGGATTGTCGGCAAAAACTTAAAGGGAGAGCGCCATGGAGCGTTTTTCATTCATTTTAACGATCTTCTTCATGTTGTTGGGGCCGGTGAAGATTATTCAGGCTTTCGCCGGGTTGACACAGGGGGCTGACCTTCGGTTTAAGCGGGCCGTGGCCGTGCGAGGGGCCTTGATTGCCTCGGCGCTATGCGCCTTTGTGGTGGTGTCGGGAATGAGCCTGTTGGGGAAGTACCGCATCCAGCTGGATGCGGTGCGGATCGCCGGCGGGGTGGTCCTCTTGATCGCGGCGCTCCGAACCATTTTCATCAAAGCTCCACCGCCGACGCCGGTTCCGGGGGCCACGCCGATCCAATTGGCGGTGTCCCCGGTGGCGGTGCCGATCATCGTGCCTCAGGCGGGTGTCGCCGCCATATTAATCTTCCTGATGCAGGAGCCGAACAGTCCGGGGATCGTCCCTCTCATTGTTCTCAGCGTGGCGATCATGATGGCGCTGGACTTCTTGGTGATGTATTTCATCGACACGGTGGTGAAAACGCCGGGTTTGGCGATCGTTCTTTCCGTTCTCGGCGCCGTGCTCGTGTTCATCCAGGCCTGTCTGGCAACGCAGATGATTTTAGTGGGGCTCAAACTTTTGAGTCCGGTGATTTTTTAAATTCAATTACGGGGGGTTTTATGGGCGACGAAAAAATCAAAGAGACAACGTTCGAAAACACGAAATTGAACACCGTTCCATTGAATTGGAAAGAGGTGTACTACACCAATTGTCCCCTGGTGTCCGCCAGCAATGTGGACCAGGAACTGGGCTGGACCAGAGAAGAATTCAAGAAGATCGGCGTCAAATACGGTTTCTTGCGTTCTGTCCGGGAGAACGATTGGTATCCCCATTATATCCATAACCTCGATAATCTCATCCGTTTTGGCGGTTTATTTCCGCCCATTCATGTTCAAGCGGACATTCGCCGGACGCGGTTATTGGGTGTCACCCATGCCCCCCACGAAGGCGGGTGCATGATGGTTCGCTCCCGGGACAACCTCTACCGGATGACTGAACTAAAAGGCAAAAAGATCGGACTCTCGAAGAGTCTGAACAGGATTAAGAACGACTGGTGGCGCATTCAGGAAGAGCAAGGCATTGAGTTGATGCTCCGGATGAACGGCATGACACGCAAGGATGTGGAGATTGTCGAGTTCCCTTACGCGGACGACTGGTACAACAATCCTGAGATGTTGGATCCCATGGACAATGCGTCCGAGTTGTGGCTCAAACGGGACCACAAACATGACCTGGCCTTTCGTCCGCTGGAAACGGCCCTGTTGAAAGGCGTGGTCGATGCGATTTACACCCAAAGCAAACCCTTCCAGCACCTGCAGGAGGCCACGGGCAAGATGAAGGCCATTGAAGACCTGTCCCGATATCCGGATTGGACCCTTCAAGTGGCCAACATTCCCGCCGCCATCACTTGCACCGATGTGATGGCCGAGAAACATCCCGAGCTGGTGGTGACGTTCATGAAAGGGATGATCAAAGTGGGGCGCTGGGCCAATGAGCACAAGCACGCGGCGGCCGCGATCCTCGACAAACAGACCTTTTACCTGGATGTGGAGGACACCTACCGAGGCATTAAGGACATCGACATGGTGCCCAACCTTTCGCCCCAGAACCTGGTCTCTGTTGAGATCGGAAAAGATTTCATGCGGAGCCATGGCTACATTAAAAACGACTTCGATGTTAACAAGTGGGCCGCGCCGGAGTTCCTGGAACAGGCGGCGAAAGAACTGGTTAATGAGCGTTGGGCGAAAGTCACCGGAGATAAGCTTCCCACGTCATCGGGGGCTCGGATGGGGTAGGTGGAAAGGGTTGGGAGAGAGGGTTCAAATGACGAATGAAGAATAGGGGTCCTTTCCGGGGCCCATGGTCCTTCTCCTTTTGGGAGAAGGTGGCCCGGAGGGCCGGATGAGGGGATGGACGATCTTATCATCAAAAAAATATTTCCCTCACCCTGCCCTCGCATCAGCGGCTCTGCCGCCCCCGGTGCCGTGAGCTCTGCGAACGGCCTCCCAAGAGGAGAGGGAAAAATACCTGAACGGTTACAAGAGGTTGGTTTAAGGAGGTTGTATGAAAATAAAATGGTTTTGTTTATTGGGGATGTTTTGTGTCCTGTATGGGCAGAACAATTTGAGTGCGGAGACCATTTCTTCAAGCTCCTGGAAAAACGACTGGACGTTCGCGGTGACCCCATATTTCTGGTTTGCCGATATCGGGGCCACGATTCAACATGGGAGCGCTGGGGGATCGAAAGAAACAAACGTCAAGATCGGAACGGATGATTACCTCGACAATTTAAAAATGGCCTTTCCCCTGGCTTTGGAAGCGCGGGAGGGGCGTTGGTTCATTCTTTCGGACTTTCTTTACATGCGGTTGGCGGATGAAAAAAGCAAAGTGGAGTCAACGGAATTTAATTCCGGCGGCCTCATCGAGGTGAGCGCTTCGTTGGATGCGGGAACCAACACCACGTTGGAGATGACTGGGTGGACTGTGCTTTCGGGGTATCAATGGATTGAATCCAATAAGGGATCCTTTGAACCGATGTTCGGGTTCCGCTATTTTGGAACACGCGCGGAAACGAACTGGAATTTGTCCGCCGCGATCAACGGTCCAGGCCCCGGGGATACATTTCAGAAATCCGGGAATGCCATTGACCGGGAGACGCTCTGGGATATATTAATCGGATTCCGAGGAAAGGCGCGATTGGGACAGACTCCATTGTCCATCCCCTATTACCTCGATCTCGGAACCGGAGAAGCTGATTTTACCTGGCAGGCGATGGCGGGGCTCACTTATGCCTTTCATTGGGGAGAAATCTCGGCCACGTATCGCCAGCTTGAATATCAGACGAGCGGATCGAGTCTTTTGCAGGACCTGAGATTCAGTGGTCCATCGGTTGGCGTTTCCTTTCAATTTTAAAAAAGCGGTTCAAAAAAAAACGAGGTGTTGTATGAAAAAGATCATCTTTTTAATCTGGGCCTTCCTGTTCGCCACGCAGGCTGGCATGACGGCTCCGGCGCCGCAAAAACTAGACAAACCCAAACGCCTTCGCATCGGACTGGTTTTGAGCGGGGGCGGCGCGCGCGGCGCGGCCCACGTGGGAGTGATCAAGGTTTTGGAGGAACTACGGATCCCCGTGGATTTCATTGCCGGAACCAGCATGGGGTCGGCAGTGGGCGGCTTGTACGCCTCTGGCCTCAATACAAAAGAGCTGGAAACGCTCTTTGCCAATTTTGATTGGAACGCGGCCTTCAATGATTCCCCGCCTCGACGCGAGCTCTCGTTTCGTCGCAAAAATGACGACCTGACCTTTTTGGTGAAAGCCCGCATCGGTGTTGGGGAAGGGGGAGCCAAACTTCCCTTGGGGTTCGTGGAGGGGCAGAACTTTGTGACGGAACTTCGAAAACTGTCCCACGTGACGGGTTCGGTGGCAAGTTTTGACGATCTTTCCATCCCGTTCCGCGCCATGGCGACGGATCTCGAAACAGGCAAATCGGTGGTGTTGGACAAAGGCGACTTGGTCAATGCCATCCGCGCCTCCATCGCCATTGCGCCCCTCTTCTCGCCCGTGGAAATCAACGGCCGGCTTTATGTGGATGGCGGCTATCTGAAAAACATTCCGGTCGATGTGGTTCAGAAAATGGGGGTGGATCGTCTCATCGTTGTGAATATCGGCACGCCTCTTTCAAAACGAAAAGACATCCACTCGGTTTTGGATGTGATTTCGCAGGTCGGTCGGCTCGGGGGCGAGGTGGCGGACGTCGAACAACTTTCCATGGTTGGAAAGGACGATTTGTTGATTCAGCCCGACTTGACGGGGCTCAGCTTTGTGGATTTCGGAAAGATCCCCGAAATCATCAAACGCGGGGAAGACGCCGCGCGGGGCATGGCCAAAAAATTGGCCCAGTTTTCTCTCTCCGCGGAAGAATATAAAAACTGGCGGGATTCTCTGGGAAAAACGCCGGAACTTCCCCGGGTGGACGGGATTGAGATCAAAAACGGAACCCGAATCTCCGACAGCGTTTTAAAACCCTTTGTGAGCCAGCCCCTGGGGGCGGCGCTGGATCCCGTCCGCATGCAGTCGGACCTGGCCCGGCTTTTCGGGCTGGGATATTTTGAGTGCATTGACTATCACTCCGAGAGCCGCGGGGACAAAAACATCGTGGTCATTGAGGCGCCTCGAAAAAGCTGGGGACCGGATTATTTAAAACTGGGTTTTAAAATGGCTGAAGATTTCAAAGGTCACGGGGACTACGGGATCACGGCTCGGTATCAACGGACAGAACTCAATGAATTAGGCGCCGAACTTCAAGTCGACGGCAACGTGGGCCTGAATTCGGGGGTTTCCGCGGAACTCTATCAGCCCATCGGAAAAGTTCCCCGCCATTTAAGTTATGGGGCCCCCTATTTTATTTTCGTGAAAGGCTGGCTTCAACAAAACAACCAAGCCATCCTCGTCAATGAAGGCAACGAGTTGCCTTTCCGCGATCAACATTCCGGCGTGGGCGGCGGCGGGGGCGGAGTTTAGGCAATTGGGGCCAAATCCGATTGGGACTCGGGTGGGTGGATCAGAATTATCACACGCCCACGGCCCCGGATTATTTACTGAAATACAGTCAAGTGGAAGGGGTCGGCCAATTATCTTTCGATACGGTGGACGACGCCAGCTTTCCTCGCCATGGATTCTTGGGAGAAATCGGCGGTCGGATGACCGGAACGTCGGTGGGGGCTCCGGCGGCCGCGTCCATGGGAAGCGTCAGCGCCATGGGGGCTTTTTCCAGCGAACGGCACACGGTCCGGCTGAAAGGGCAGTGGGCGAACAATTTCAATAACACCCAGGAAAACTCCTACCTTCAACGCTTGGGCGGGTTTCTTAACTTGGGAGGCTACAGCCAAAACAGCTTGATTGGAACAGAAAAAGCCCTGGCCCAAACTCAATATCTTTACAAGGTCGGGGAGTTGGGCGGGAAACCGTTTTACGGGGGCGCGGCCGCGGAATGGGGCGGCGTGTGGAATGACGGCAACGAATTTGACGCCATCGAAGGGCTTTTTTCGGGAACCGTGATGGTCGGTCTCGACACCGGGATCGGCCCCGCCTACCTCGGTTATTCCAAAGGGGAAGGGAAAGCCAAAAGTGTCTATCTTTACGTTGGGCAAGCGTTCTAGTCAGGGGGGGGGCCCTATGAATTTTGAACAAACGCGGTTAGAAGAAGCCCGAACCAAAAAGGCGGACTGGAAAAAGTGGGGGCCTTACCTTAGCGAACGACAGTGGGGAACGGTGCGCGAAGATTACAGCGAACACGGCGATGCCTGGAGTTATTTTCCCCATGACCACGCCCGCTCGCGCGCCTATCGCTGGGGGGAAGATGGACTGGCCGGCATTTCTGACGAGAAACAAAATCTGTGTTTTTCCTTGGTCCTTTGGAACGGGAAAGATCCCATTTTAAAGGAACGACTTTTCGGCCTCACCGGGCCCGAGGGGAACCACGGGGAAGACGTGAAGGAATATTATTTTTACGTGGACTCCACGCCCACCCATTCCTACATGAAATATCTTTACAAATATCCCCAGGCGGCCTACCCCTACGACAATCTCGTGTCCACCAACCGGGAACGCGGGCGGGGAAAACCGGAATACGAATTGCTGGACACCGGTGTGTTTGACAAAAACGCCTATTTCGATGTGTTTGTGGAATACGCCAAAGCCTCTCCCGATGACATGCTTATTCAAATCACGGTCCATAACCGGGGCGCTCAATCCGCGACGCTCGAACTTTTGCCCACCCTCTGGTTTCGCAATGACTGGTCCTGGGGGGAGCCCGTCCCGCGCCCTTCTCTTCGTCAAGTGGCGCAGGATAAAACAGGGGGCGTGGTGGCCCTCTCCCACCGGGAATTGGGGGACCGTTATTTTTTCGCGGAAGGAAACACGGAACTTCTGTTCACCGAAAACGAAACCAACACGGCGCGGCTCGTCGGAACCCCCAACGCGACGCCTTACGTGAAAGACGCCTTCGACAACTATATCGTTCACGGGAAAAAAGAGGCGGTGAACCCGGCCAAGAAGGGAACGAAAGCCGCGGCCCGTTATTCTCTCACGGTGGGCGCCGGAAAATCTCAAACAGTGCGTCTCCGGCTCACGGACCATTTGGAGAAGGACATTAAGAAATCGCTGGCGACTCAGTTTGGGAAACCGTTTGAGACCGTGTTCAGTTCTCGACTCGAGGAAGCCGACGCGTTTTACGCGGACGTGATTCCGTCGACGTTCAACCCTGACCAGGCTCTCGTCATGCGCCAAGCCTTGGCTGGCATGCTCTGGTCCAAACAATGGTTTTATTACGACGTCGGCAAGTGGCTGAAACAGCACGACATTAAACCGAACAAAGCGACCCGCAACGATCGTTGGGGCCACATGAAAAACGCCGACGTGCTTTCCATGCCGGACAAATGGGAATACCCCTGGTACGCCGCCTGGGATCTCGCGTTTCACGTCACGGCCTTGGGGCTGGTGGACGGTGATTTCGGCAAAGAGCAATTGGAGCTCATGCTCAAGAACCGCTACCTCCACCCGAGCGGCCAGATCCCGGCCTACGAGTGGAATTTCGGTGACGTGAACCCCCCGGTCCATGCCTGGTCGACGATCTTCACGTATTTGGGGGAGAAGGCCGATCAAGGGAAAGGCGACTTGGCCTTTCTCGAACGGTCTTTCCACAAACTTCTGTTAAACTTCAACTGGTGGGTGAATCGGAAAGACCGAGCCGGGAACAACGCCTTCGAAGGCGGATTTTTGGGCCTGGACAACATCGGGGTCTTTGACCGATCCTCGGCTCTTCCGACCGGCGGCTATCTGGAACAAGCCGATGGCACCGCCTGGATGGCGCTCTTTTGTCAAAACATGGTCGAGATCAGCGTGGAACTCGCGTTAAATAATCCGGCCTATCTGAACCTCGTGTCGAAATTTATCGAGCATTTCCTCATGATCGCGTCGGGGATGATTCGGTCCAAAGAGGAATTCGGCATGTGGGACGAAGAGGACGGCTTCTTCTACGACGTACTCAAGCTCCCTGACGGAAAGGCGGAGCGGCTAAAAGTACGTTCAATGGTGGGCCTCCTGCCTCTCTGCGCGGTGACGATCTTTGAACGGGACATCCGCGCGAAATATCCCGAGATGCCAAAAATCCTCGGTGATTATCTCAAAGAACGTCCGGAACTGACCGCATTTATTCACGATTTCAAGAAACCGGGAGTCAACGAGCGGGTTCTGGGATCGATCCTGAACGAAACCAACTTACGCCGGGTGCTCCAGATCATGCTCGACGAAAAAGAGTTCTTGAGCGATTATGGAATTCGAGCGATTTCCCGCATTCACAAAGACAAACCCTATGTCTATCGGGTGGGCGACCAGGAGCATCGGGTGTCGTATCTTCCCGGCGAATCGGACAACGGCATGTTCGGCGGGAATTCCAACTGGCGCGGCCCCATTTGGATGCCCGTCAACATCCTGATCCTGCGCGCACTCTTGCAATTTTACCTCTATTACGGCGATTCCTTCACCATTGAATGCCCGACAGGGTCCGGGAAAATGATGAACCTCTACGACGTGGCGAAAGAAATCGGTCGGCGGCTCACGAGCATTTTCCTCAAAGATAAAAACGGCCATCGCCCGGTGCATGGGACGGAACAGAAATTCCAGGAAGACCCTTTCTGGAAAGATTTTCCCTTGTTCTATGAATACTTCCATGGAGACACCGGTCGAGGCGTTGGCGCCAGCCACCAGACGGGTTGGACCGGAGTCATCACGGTCGTCATGCATCTCTTTGAGACCGTGGAAGCCAATCGCGTGCTGGCGGAGGGCAAATCGAAAATGGTCGGCGCCAAGCGGAGCGCACCGCGCGCCGGAAAGTGAAAACGACTCAGGTGTTTTTCCCTCTCCTCTTGGGAGAGGGAAAGGTGAGGGACTATTTTCCTGTCGAACAAGCAACTCAACCCCTCATCCGCCCCTCCGGGGCACCTTCTCCCAAGAGGAGAAGGTGCTGAGATAAAATGAGCCCACACTACCCATCTCTCTACCAAATCAACACCCGCGTCTGGCTGACGGAGCTGTCCCGGAAACTGGGACGACCCGCCACCCTGGACGACGTGCCGGACGCCGACCTAGACCACTGGAAGCAAATGGGGTTCGATTGGATCTGGTTTTTAAGCGTCTGGAAAACGGGGGCGAAGGGCCGCGACGTCTCTCGCTTGGAACCGGGATGGCGAAAAGAGTTTTTAGAAACCCTCCCCGACCTTCGCGAGGAGGACATCGGCGGGTCTGGGTTCGCCATCACCGGTTACACGGTCCATCCGGATTTGGGGGGGGGAGAGGCCCTGGCCCGGCTGAGGGAGCGTTTGCAAAAGCGCGGGTTGAAGCTGATGCTGGATTTTGTCCCCAACCACATGGGCCTCGACCACCCGTGGATCGACGAACACCCGGACTATTTTATTCCGGGGACCGAAGCGGACGTGAAGGGCGCGCCGCAAAACTTCACCCGCCTTAAAACGCGGCGGGGCGAAGAGATTTTTGCCTATGGACGGGACCCGTATTTCGCCGGTTGGCCCGACACCCTCCAATTGAATTACGCCAACCCCGCCACCCAGGACGCCATGATCGCCGAGCTGGTCAACATCGCCCGGCAATGCGATGGCGTGCGGTGCGACATGGCCATGTTGGTCCTGCCGGACATTTTCGAGCGCACCTGGGGGAGGCGTTCGCCTCCTTTTTGGACAAAGGCGACCCAAACCGTTCGGGCCCAAAATCCAACATTCTGTTTCATGGCGGAAGTGTATTGGGACATGGAATGGACGTTACAGCAACAAGGGTTCGATTACGCTTATGACAAACGCTTATACGACCGATTGCGCGAGGGACACGCGCGACCCGTGCGGGAACATCTCATGGCAGAGATCGGTTATCAAAATAAGTTGGCGCGCTTTTTGGAAAATCACGACGAACCCCGCGCCGCCGCGACCTTTGAACCGGCCCAACATCAAGCCGCGGCGATCATCACGTTTCTGTCCCCCGGCCTCCGGTTTTTCCATCAGGGGGAATTTGAAGGCCGCAAAAAACGGATCTCTCCGCACCTGGTTCGAGGGCCGGCGGAACCGATCAATGAATCGATTCGTGGATTTTATGAAAAACTGTTGGCTGTTCTACGAGACCCGGTTGTGCGCGAGGGCCAATGGCGCCTACTGGAATGTCGTTCCGCGGTGGACGGCAACGGTTCCTGGGACTCTTTTCTGGTGTTTCTCTGGGAATGGGATGGAGGAAAACGCCTCCTTGTGACGATAAATTATGCGGCCCACTCAAGCCAGTGTTTCGTTCCGCTTCCCTTGCCGGACGTGGCCCGTCACTCGGTCCGGCTGAAAGACAAAATGAGCCCCGCCTGTTACGATCGATCGGGAGGTGACCTCCTGTCTCAAGGCTTATTTCTTGACCTCCCTCCGTGGGGATATCATGTTTTTGATGTAATAAAAAAAGAGGTAAAACTATGAAAGCCATTACCGTTGAACCCAAAAAAGTCGGAAGCGCCCGGTTGGAAGAAGTCGCCGAACCGGATGCGCGTGAAGGCTCGGTGCTGGTGGAAGCCATCGCGGTGGGCGTGTGCGGGACCGACGTGGAAATTGCCGAGGGAAAATACGGCTGGGCCCCGCCGGAACAATCCCGCTTGGTGTTGGGCCATGAATCTTTGGGGCGGGTCATCGATCCCGGCCCCAGGAGCGGTCTCAAAAAAGGCGACCTGGTGGTGGGCATCGTTCGACGACCCGACCCCGTTCCTTGCCCCAATTGCGCCGTGGGCGAATGGGACATGTGCCGAAACGGGCAGTACACGGAACGGGGAATCAAACAAATTAACGGGTTCATGTCGGAACGGTGGCGGATTGAACCGGAATACACCATTAAGCTCGACCCGACGTTGGGGCTCCTCGGCGTGTTGTTAGAACCCACCACGGTGGTCACGAAAGCCTGGGAAATGGCTCTCGCCATGGGCCAGCGCTTTTTCTGGGAACCGCGGAAAGTTTTGGTGACCGGCGCCGGCCCCATTGGTCTTTTGGCCGCCATGATCGGGGTCCAGCGCGGGCTGGAGGTCCATGTGTTGGATCGTGTGAATTCCGGTCCCAAGCCAGAATTGGTCAAGGCCCTGGGGGCCACCTATCACTCCGGCTCAGCCGCCGATATCGACTTCGAAGTGGATATCGTTATTGAGTGCACCGGGGTGGGACAGGTCATTGGGGACTCCATGCTGAAATTGGGGGCCGGGGGTGTGTTTTGTTTTACGGGCGTGGGAACCGGTGGGATCCGTTCCCGAGTGAGCGTGGCCGACGCGGGGGCCCTCTGGGTTCTGAAAAACCTTGCGCTTGTGGGAAGCGTCAACGCGAATAAACGCCACTGGTACAAAGGGGGAGAAGCCCTGGCCAAAGCGGACCGCGCATGGCTGGCCAAGCTCATCACCCGATCGGAAACCCCCGCCAATTTCCAAAAAGCCTTCGACCGAAAACCCGACGACATCAAAGTCGTCATCCAATTCGCCCAAGCGTGAGCCTTTTTAGCGGTTTCCCTCTCCCGCTTGCGGCTCATCGCAGAGCTCTGGGCACCTGGGGCGCCAGGGGCGCTGATGCGGGAGAGGTGATTGTCTTGCGCAGGACGATCAAACACGTTGAATATTCTCAAAAATAATAAATTAACCAGTCTTTGGCTCTCCCTTCTGGCGTCCGCCCTTCACAGCGCGACCCCAGCCCAACAGCTGTATATTGGGACTTACTCCGGGGGCCACAGCGAGGGCATTTACAACGCCCCCTTCGACCCGGCCACGGGCGATATTGGCCCGGTGGAGCTCGCCGCCAAAACCGAGAACCCGTCATTCCTAACAACGGATGCGACCGGACGATTCCTCTACGCGGTGAACGAAACCGACACGTTCAACGGCGACCCCACCGGCGGCGTGAGCGTATTTGAGACCGGGCGAGGGTGGCGGGGCCTAAAACTCCTCCAGCAGGTGTCGTCGCTCGGCGCGGCGCCGGCGCACCTTTCCCTGGACCGCTCGGGCCGGTTCCTGCTCGTGGCAAACTATAACGGCGGTAACGTCGCTGTTTTTCCCGTGGAGGAAGACGGAAAGCTGGGCCCCGCCAGCGCGTTTGTTCAGGAGTCCGGGGTGGGCGTGGACCGGGACCGCCAAGCGGGGCCCCACGCTCATTTCATCCAGACCACCCGTGACAATCGGTTCGCCCTGAACGCGGACCTGGGGTTGGACAAAGTGTTTATCTATCGCTTCAACAGCTCCACCGGCACATTGACCGCCGGCGCCCCGCCCTTTGTCAAAATGAATCCCGGCGCTGGACCCCGGCACCTCGCCTTCGCGCCCTTTAACGGTTTCGTTTACGTCCTGAACGAGTTGTCGTCCACCGTGACTGTGATCGCCCAAAACTCTTCCCAGGGGACATGGCGCATCGTCCAGAGTCTGTCCACCCTTCCGAAGAAATTTTCGGGCGAAAACACCGCGGCAGAGATCGCGGTGGATCCCCAA is a genomic window containing:
- a CDS encoding alpha-amylase, producing MSPHYPSLYQINTRVWLTELSRKLGRPATLDDVPDADLDHWKQMGFDWIWFLSVWKTGAKGRDVSRLEPGWRKEFLETLPDLREEDIGGSGFAITGYTVHPDLGGGEALARLRERLQKRGLKLMLDFVPNHMGLDHPWIDEHPDYFIPGTEADVKGAPQNFTRLKTRRGEEIFAYGRDPYFAGWPDTLQLNYANPATQDAMIAELVNIARQCDGVRCDMAMLVLPDIFERTWGRRSPPFWTKATQTVRAQNPTFCFMAEVYWDMEWTLQQQGFDYAYDKRLYDRLREGHARPVREHLMAEIGYQNKLARFLENHDEPRAAATFEPAQHQAAAIITFLSPGLRFFHQGEFEGRKKRISPHLVRGPAEPINESIRGFYEKLLAVLRDPVVREGQWRLLECRSAVDGNGSWDSFLVFLWEWDGGKRLLVTINYAAHSSQCFVPLPLPDVARHSVRLKDKMSPACYDRSGGDLLSQGLFLDLPPWGYHVFDVIKKEVKL
- a CDS encoding glucose 1-dehydrogenase, producing MKAITVEPKKVGSARLEEVAEPDAREGSVLVEAIAVGVCGTDVEIAEGKYGWAPPEQSRLVLGHESLGRVIDPGPRSGLKKGDLVVGIVRRPDPVPCPNCAVGEWDMCRNGQYTERGIKQINGFMSERWRIEPEYTIKLDPTLGLLGVLLEPTTVVTKAWEMALAMGQRFFWEPRKVLVTGAGPIGLLAAMIGVQRGLEVHVLDRVNSGPKPELVKALGATYHSGSAADIDFEVDIVIECTGVGQVIGDSMLKLGAGGVFCFTGVGTGGIRSRVSVADAGALWVLKNLALVGSVNANKRHWYKGGEALAKADRAWLAKLITRSETPANFQKAFDRKPDDIKVVIQFAQA